One window of the Desulfovulcanus ferrireducens genome contains the following:
- the rplE gene encoding 50S ribosomal protein L5, which yields MIRLEKKFKEEIAPKLFKEFNYKSTMQVPTIKKVSLNMGLGEGSQNNKIIQDAVEELTLIAGQRAVITRAKKSIAAFKLREGMPVGCRVTLRRERMWAFLDKLFNVALPRVRDFRGVPDRGFDGRGNFTLGIKEHTIFPEIDLDKVDRAKGMNITIVTTAKTDKEGKALLNLLGMPFKK from the coding sequence ATGATTAGACTTGAAAAAAAATTCAAAGAAGAAATCGCACCAAAGCTTTTTAAAGAGTTCAATTACAAATCAACAATGCAAGTCCCAACAATTAAAAAAGTTTCTTTAAATATGGGACTTGGAGAAGGTAGCCAAAATAATAAGATTATTCAGGATGCGGTTGAAGAGTTAACTTTAATTGCTGGACAAAGAGCTGTAATAACCAGGGCTAAAAAATCAATAGCAGCTTTTAAATTACGTGAAGGAATGCCCGTTGGATGCAGAGTTACATTGCGCAGGGAAAGGATGTGGGCCTTCTTGGATAAACTCTTTAATGTTGCCTTGCCAAGAGTAAGAGATTTTCGTGGTGTACCAGATAGAGGATTTGATGGTCGTGGAAATTTTACTTTAGGTATAAAAGAACATACAATATTTCCTGAGATAGATTTAGATAAAGTAGATCGTGCTAAAGGTATGAACATTACAATTGTGACTACGGCAAAAACTGATAAAGAAGGCAAAGCTCTTTTAAATTTACTAGGAATGCCTTTTAAGAAGTAA
- a CDS encoding type Z 30S ribosomal protein S14: MTRKALMVKARRKPKFSTRKYNRCPICGRPRAFLRKFGICRICFRNMALAGELPGVRKSSW, encoded by the coding sequence TTGACTCGTAAAGCCCTAATGGTAAAAGCTAGGAGAAAACCTAAGTTTTCAACACGTAAATATAATCGTTGTCCGATATGTGGCCGACCAAGAGCCTTTTTAAGAAAGTTTGGAATATGCAGGATATGTTTCCGTAATATGGCTCTAGCCGGTGAACTTCCAGGTGTCCGTAAATCCAGTTGGTAA
- the rpsH gene encoding 30S ribosomal protein S8, protein MPVVDPIADMLTRIRNAYTALHKDVNVPLSKSKLEIANILKREGFITDYLPSERELKIKLKYFKGKPVIKGLTKVSKPGRRVYVKADEIPNVRNGLGICILSTSQGILEGKEAKQKRVGGELICEIW, encoded by the coding sequence ATGCCTGTTGTTGATCCAATTGCAGATATGCTAACTAGGATTAGAAATGCCTATACGGCATTACATAAAGACGTGAATGTTCCCTTAAGCAAATCAAAACTTGAGATAGCTAATATTCTCAAGCGAGAGGGATTTATAACTGATTATTTACCCAGTGAAAGAGAGCTCAAGATTAAGCTTAAATATTTCAAAGGAAAACCAGTAATTAAAGGATTAACTAAAGTTTCAAAACCTGGAAGAAGAGTTTATGTAAAGGCTGATGAAATACCAAATGTTAGAAACGGTTTAGGAATTTGTATTTTATCTACTTCGCAAGGTATACTAGAGGGAAAAGAGGCCAAACAAAAGAGAGTTGGCGGCGAATTAATTTGTGAGATCTGGTAG
- the rplF gene encoding 50S ribosomal protein L6, with protein MSRIGKKPITIPQGVEVKKEKDSILVKGPKGQLKVQTHEKIDYQIEDNQILVKRVDDTRTAREQHGLRRTLLDNAIIGVSKGFTKTLEVVGIGYKVNVKGKTIELNVGYSHPVTIDLPQDIDAKADGNKLTIMGIDKHLVGEFAAKVRRVRPPEPYKGKGIKYIDEHIRRKAGKSGGK; from the coding sequence ATGTCTAGAATTGGAAAAAAGCCTATTACAATCCCGCAAGGGGTTGAAGTTAAAAAAGAAAAAGATAGTATTTTAGTAAAAGGCCCAAAAGGGCAGTTGAAAGTACAAACTCATGAAAAAATTGATTACCAAATTGAAGATAATCAAATTTTAGTAAAAAGAGTTGATGATACTCGAACTGCACGAGAACAACATGGTCTTAGAAGAACCCTACTTGATAATGCCATTATTGGTGTAAGTAAAGGATTTACTAAAACACTAGAAGTAGTTGGTATTGGGTACAAAGTCAACGTAAAGGGTAAAACCATTGAACTTAACGTTGGATACTCTCATCCGGTAACAATCGATTTGCCTCAAGACATCGACGCTAAGGCTGATGGAAACAAGCTGACTATTATGGGCATTGATAAACACCTAGTTGGTGAATTTGCCGCTAAGGTAAGGAGAGTTCGACCTCCTGAACCTTATAAGGGTAAGGGCATAAAATATATTGATGAACATATTCGTAGAAAAGCAGGAAAATCAGGTGGAAAGTAG
- the rplR gene encoding 50S ribosomal protein L18 has product MKLTKNQARKKRKIRIRKKIYGTTERPRLVVFRSNKHIYAQIINDQAGQTLASFSSLTLEEPSKLNKETAELVGQKIAEKALEKNIKSVVFDRNGYLYHGRVKALADGARKGGLKF; this is encoded by the coding sequence ATGAAACTGACAAAAAACCAAGCTCGGAAAAAAAGAAAAATAAGAATCAGAAAAAAAATTTACGGGACCACTGAAAGACCAAGATTAGTGGTATTTAGATCAAATAAACATATTTATGCACAAATAATAAATGATCAAGCTGGTCAAACTTTAGCTTCTTTCTCATCTTTAACACTTGAAGAACCTTCCAAGTTAAATAAAGAAACTGCTGAGTTAGTCGGTCAAAAAATTGCTGAAAAAGCATTAGAAAAGAATATAAAATCAGTAGTTTTTGACCGGAATGGGTATTTGTATCATGGTCGTGTAAAAGCCCTGGCTGATGGAGCCCGCAAAGGTGGTTTAAAATTTTAA
- the rpsE gene encoding 30S ribosomal protein S5 codes for MQHNELELTEKIVYLNRVAKVVKGGRRFSFSALVVVGDGKGKVGYGLGKANQVPEAIRKATDRAKRNMVKIALSGTTIPFQVIGEYGAGRVLLKPASKGTGIIAGGPVRAVLEAVGVKDILTKAIGTNNPHNVLKATMEGLKELTTPEEISLQREKEVQLIKQ; via the coding sequence ATGCAACACAATGAATTAGAATTAACAGAGAAAATTGTATATTTAAATCGAGTTGCTAAAGTTGTTAAAGGTGGTCGCAGGTTCAGTTTTAGCGCCCTAGTCGTAGTCGGAGATGGCAAGGGAAAGGTTGGATATGGGTTAGGAAAAGCAAACCAAGTACCAGAAGCTATTCGTAAGGCTACAGATAGGGCAAAAAGGAATATGGTAAAAATTGCATTGTCTGGTACAACTATACCATTTCAAGTTATTGGTGAGTACGGAGCAGGCAGAGTTCTTCTTAAGCCCGCTAGCAAAGGTACTGGGATTATTGCAGGTGGCCCGGTTCGTGCTGTACTTGAAGCGGTTGGTGTAAAAGATATATTGACTAAGGCTATTGGCACCAATAATCCTCATAATGTTTTAAAAGCAACAATGGAAGGCTTAAAAGAGCTGACAACTCCTGAGGAAATTAGTCTTCAAAGAGAAAAAGAAGTACAGTTAATAAAACAATAG
- the rpmD gene encoding 50S ribosomal protein L30, translated as MIKVKLIKSTIGAKPKQKKTIQALGFKKLNQVRELPKNEAVLGMIKKVDNFVEVVE; from the coding sequence ATGATTAAAGTTAAATTAATCAAAAGCACAATTGGTGCAAAGCCAAAGCAAAAGAAAACCATCCAAGCATTAGGCTTTAAAAAATTAAATCAGGTGCGTGAACTGCCAAAAAATGAAGCTGTTCTTGGAATGATAAAAAAAGTTGATAATTTTGTTGAGGTGGTCGAATAA